One window of Nocardia nova SH22a genomic DNA carries:
- a CDS encoding ABC transporter substrate-binding protein, which produces MRKLIEARPHTRRMRLTRRVGAASFAVLVAACATSQGDADLGKPLPTSVPPGTELKVSASDMQVALTSSGQLGKIPFTIPGWPNVTAGPDVIQAFKGGSVELASNAGIPSIQAHAQGLDTRIVAVLWRSTPNYGLATAPGSNIHTLQDLRGKKIAYSPGQAQGGVVLRTLQQAGLSTKDVTLVQLNSPQFLTALQGKQVDVAPLGEPSLTKYLAQYRSDGATTVHSDAVDALSILWAPTSVLGDDKKLAAIAEFVKFWARAKVWEWEHQDQWITDYYVKNQGVSEADGRRIMATTERPYFPENWDESIDWEQKTIDLITGSGAFGKSFDANQLFDRRFEKIAAEAVAPQYRTKVQG; this is translated from the coding sequence ATGAGAAAGCTCATCGAAGCGCGACCGCATACGCGTAGGATGCGCCTCACCCGCAGGGTCGGCGCAGCGTCTTTCGCGGTGCTGGTCGCCGCCTGTGCGACGTCCCAGGGGGACGCCGACCTCGGTAAACCGCTGCCGACCAGTGTGCCGCCCGGCACCGAATTGAAGGTCTCCGCGAGCGATATGCAGGTCGCCCTGACCAGCAGCGGGCAGCTCGGCAAAATCCCGTTCACCATTCCCGGCTGGCCGAATGTCACCGCCGGACCCGATGTGATCCAGGCATTCAAGGGCGGCTCGGTGGAGTTGGCGAGTAATGCCGGAATTCCTTCCATCCAGGCACATGCGCAAGGTCTGGACACTCGCATCGTCGCCGTACTCTGGCGCAGCACACCGAATTACGGTCTCGCCACCGCCCCCGGCAGCAATATCCACACCCTGCAGGATTTGCGGGGCAAGAAGATCGCGTATTCGCCGGGGCAGGCGCAGGGCGGTGTCGTCCTGCGGACCCTGCAGCAGGCCGGGCTCAGCACGAAGGATGTCACCCTCGTCCAGCTCAACAGTCCGCAATTCCTCACCGCGCTGCAAGGCAAGCAGGTCGACGTGGCGCCGCTGGGCGAACCATCGTTGACCAAGTACCTCGCGCAGTACCGGTCCGACGGCGCCACCACCGTGCATTCCGACGCGGTGGATGCCCTGAGCATTCTGTGGGCGCCGACCTCCGTGCTCGGTGATGACAAGAAACTCGCGGCCATCGCCGAATTCGTCAAATTCTGGGCCCGCGCGAAGGTGTGGGAATGGGAACACCAGGACCAGTGGATCACCGACTACTACGTCAAGAATCAGGGCGTCAGTGAGGCCGACGGCCGCCGCATCATGGCCACCACCGAACGGCCGTATTTCCCCGAGAACTGGGATGAATCCATCGATTGGGAACAGAAGACCATCGACCTGATCACCGGTTCCGGCGCCTTCGGTAAGTCATTCGATGCCAATCAGCTGTTCGACCGCCGATTCGAGAAGATCGCGGCCGAAGCGGTAGCACCGCAATATCGAACCAAGGTACAGGGGTAA
- a CDS encoding ROK family protein, with product MRPARDWPTAAGAALRAVLRLEAASRSVIAAHAGLSPATVTSQTRALIDVGLLRESPPVDRSQRVGRPHSPLELDRRNAVASIHFAASQTRVAVVDMAGTIVEGVVVPHRTLEGDGLVADAIDALAGIRAGLSGDIRLFGVGVATGGWVDPQAGRVLAHPLLRLRDTPVRDLIAEATGLTVELDSHARATVHAEQLFGTLDFDASAAVLFVGNVIDAAFAVDGRVHYGPGGSAGSLSTLVPADLSDPDASPLAVHSDGSLLLRALALGLIDERAFPALISAATTDPRAHALFEERARGMSVVAAALLDVLNPETLLIIDRGFTYLPAIRDIYLDAIAARSQVNSTERHRIAGSSFPGRSLEIAAAAVLLHRLYSDPLAVAEHGFGTGREGQTAAQFESH from the coding sequence ATGAGACCGGCGAGGGATTGGCCGACGGCCGCGGGCGCGGCACTGCGCGCGGTGCTACGGCTGGAAGCGGCGTCGCGCTCGGTGATCGCCGCGCACGCCGGTCTCTCACCCGCGACCGTCACCAGTCAGACACGCGCCTTGATCGATGTCGGGCTGCTGCGGGAGTCCCCGCCGGTGGACCGGTCGCAGCGGGTGGGCCGGCCGCATTCCCCGCTCGAACTGGACCGGCGCAATGCCGTGGCATCCATCCACTTCGCCGCATCGCAGACGCGGGTCGCGGTGGTCGACATGGCAGGGACGATCGTCGAGGGTGTGGTGGTGCCGCACCGCACCCTCGAGGGGGACGGACTGGTCGCCGATGCCATCGACGCGCTCGCCGGAATCCGCGCCGGTCTGTCCGGCGACATCCGGCTGTTCGGCGTGGGGGTGGCGACCGGCGGCTGGGTCGATCCGCAGGCCGGGAGGGTGCTGGCCCATCCGCTGCTGCGGCTGCGGGACACACCGGTCCGGGACCTGATCGCGGAGGCCACCGGCCTGACTGTCGAGCTCGACAGCCACGCGCGCGCGACCGTGCACGCCGAACAACTCTTCGGCACCTTGGATTTCGACGCCTCGGCGGCGGTGTTGTTCGTCGGCAACGTCATCGACGCGGCGTTCGCGGTCGACGGCCGGGTGCACTACGGTCCCGGCGGCTCGGCCGGATCGCTGTCCACCCTCGTTCCCGCCGACCTGTCCGATCCGGATGCGAGCCCGCTCGCTGTCCACTCGGACGGGTCGTTGCTCTTACGAGCGCTCGCGCTGGGCCTGATCGACGAGCGCGCGTTCCCGGCGCTGATCTCCGCCGCGACGACCGACCCGCGGGCGCACGCGCTGTTCGAGGAGCGTGCCCGGGGCATGTCCGTGGTGGCGGCCGCACTGCTCGACGTGCTGAATCCGGAGACGCTGCTCATCATCGATCGGGGCTTCACCTACCTGCCAGCCATTCGTGACATCTATCTGGACGCGATCGCGGCACGGTCGCAGGTGAACTCCACCGAGCGGCATCGCATCGCCGGTAGTTCCTTTCCCGGGCGCTCGCTCGAGATCGCGGCCGCGGCGGTTCTGCTGCACCGCCTCTACTCCGACCCGCTGGCGGTCGCCGAACACGGCTTCGGCACCGGAAGGGAGGGGCAGACCGCGGCGCAGTTCGAGTCTCACTAA